From a single Paraburkholderia sp. D15 genomic region:
- a CDS encoding RNA polymerase sigma factor, whose protein sequence is MVQTDSDAPRAQDGAGRAANAGDAADAAAGTAADAARSRRFQQLALPHLDAAYNLARWLCGNASDADDIVQEAFMRAFRFFDTFRGDTARPWLLAIVRRTWYTEWRRRAASHETVEFDDTMDDSAFDGWSVGGADPQTLLIRDEDTKLVHEALALLPVEYREVLILRELEEMGYREIALVADVPIGTVMSRLARGRRKLAALLTAKSGAGAGAGVGVGACTDAGAGGADLGKAGSATVTPLRAAANGRPNHNPGQAGHAQETPDGL, encoded by the coding sequence GTGGTCCAAACCGATTCAGATGCTCCGCGCGCGCAAGACGGCGCCGGCCGCGCCGCCAATGCCGGTGATGCCGCCGACGCCGCTGCCGGCACTGCCGCCGACGCCGCCCGCAGCCGCCGTTTCCAGCAACTCGCGCTGCCGCATCTGGACGCGGCGTACAACCTCGCGCGCTGGCTGTGCGGCAATGCCAGCGACGCCGACGACATCGTCCAGGAAGCCTTCATGCGGGCCTTCCGCTTCTTCGACACCTTTCGCGGCGACACCGCGCGGCCGTGGCTGCTCGCGATCGTGCGCCGCACCTGGTACACGGAGTGGCGACGGCGCGCGGCGTCGCACGAAACGGTGGAGTTCGACGACACGATGGACGACAGCGCGTTCGATGGCTGGAGCGTCGGCGGCGCCGATCCCCAGACGCTGCTGATCCGCGACGAGGATACGAAACTCGTGCACGAGGCGCTGGCGCTGTTGCCGGTCGAATATCGGGAGGTGCTGATCCTGCGCGAACTGGAAGAAATGGGTTATCGCGAAATCGCGCTGGTGGCCGATGTGCCGATCGGCACGGTGATGTCACGACTCGCGCGCGGCCGGCGCAAGCTCGCCGCGCTGCTGACGGCGAAGTCAGGCGCTGGGGCTGGTGCTGGTGTCGGTGTCGGCGCTTGTACTGATGCTGGTGCCGGCGGCGCCGACCTCGGCAAGGCTGGCTCGGCGACCGTTACGCCGCTGCGGGCCGCCGCGAATGGACGACCCAATCACAATCCCGGCCAGGCCGGTCACGCCCAGGAGACGCCAGATGGACTGTAA
- a CDS encoding 2-hydroxy-3-oxopropionate reductase yields MAKIGFIGLGIMGAHMARNLIKGGHSLFVNGAYPVPEDLSKTTTVVANSTAVAQAADIVIIMVPDTPDVANVLFADDGVAAGLSQGKLVIDMSSISPLDTQEFAKKINALGADYLDAPVSGGEVGAREASLTIMVGGPEKSFNLAKPLFELMGKNISLIGDNGAGQTCKVANQIIVALNIEAVAEALLFASRSGADPERVRKALMGGFASSRILEVHGERMTKRTFNPGFRIELHQKDLNLALDGARKLGIALPHTASAQQLFSVCAANGGKAWDHSAMVRALEIMANYEVAQAPGSEAKAA; encoded by the coding sequence ATGGCAAAGATCGGTTTTATCGGCCTCGGCATCATGGGCGCGCACATGGCGCGCAACCTCATCAAGGGCGGCCACTCGCTGTTCGTGAACGGTGCGTATCCGGTGCCGGAAGATCTGTCCAAAACGACGACCGTGGTGGCCAATTCGACGGCCGTCGCGCAAGCCGCCGACATCGTCATCATCATGGTGCCGGACACGCCTGACGTCGCCAACGTGCTGTTCGCCGACGACGGCGTCGCCGCCGGCCTGTCGCAAGGCAAGCTGGTGATCGACATGAGCTCGATCTCGCCGCTCGACACGCAGGAATTCGCGAAGAAGATCAACGCGCTGGGCGCGGACTACCTGGACGCACCGGTCTCCGGCGGCGAAGTCGGCGCGCGCGAAGCATCGCTGACGATCATGGTCGGCGGCCCGGAAAAGTCGTTCAACCTGGCCAAGCCGCTGTTCGAACTGATGGGCAAGAACATCTCGCTGATCGGCGACAACGGTGCGGGTCAGACCTGCAAGGTCGCGAACCAGATCATCGTCGCGCTAAATATCGAAGCGGTCGCCGAAGCGCTGCTGTTCGCATCGCGCTCGGGCGCCGATCCGGAACGCGTGCGCAAGGCGCTGATGGGCGGTTTCGCTTCGTCGCGGATTCTCGAAGTGCACGGCGAACGCATGACCAAGCGCACGTTCAACCCGGGCTTCCGCATCGAACTGCATCAGAAGGACCTGAACCTCGCGCTCGACGGCGCGCGCAAGCTGGGTATCGCCCTGCCCCACACCGCCAGCGCACAGCAACTGTTCAGCGTGTGTGCGGCGAACGGCGGCAAGGCATGGGATCACTCGGCGATGGTCCGCGCGCTGGAAATCATGGCGAACTACGAAGTCGCGCAAGCGCCGGGTAGCGAAGCCAAGGCCGCGTAA
- the priB gene encoding primosomal replication protein N gives MNRLQLTASVVEREPVRYTPAGVPIAGCTLHHRTEVVEAGIARQVELTMQAVAAGEASGRLESCPMGVETLFTGFLAKKHRNARTLVFHITALQDIGKD, from the coding sequence GTGAACCGGTTGCAACTCACGGCCAGCGTCGTCGAACGCGAACCGGTGCGGTATACCCCCGCCGGCGTTCCGATTGCAGGCTGCACGTTGCACCACCGCACGGAAGTCGTCGAAGCCGGCATTGCCCGGCAAGTCGAACTGACCATGCAGGCGGTCGCGGCAGGCGAGGCGAGCGGTAGGCTGGAAAGCTGCCCGATGGGCGTGGAAACGCTCTTCACCGGCTTCCTGGCGAAAAAACACCGCAACGCAAGAACTCTGGTATTTCACATCACAGCATTGCAGGACATTGGAAAGGACTGA
- a CDS encoding replicative DNA helicase, which produces MNAPSKDPQLESLKVPPHSIEAEQSVLGGLLLDNAAWDRIADFLAQSDFYRYDHRIIFEHIGKLIAATRPADVITVYEALGTSGKAEEVGGLAYLNALAQNTPSAANIRRYAEIVRDRAVLRRLVSVADEISADAFNPQGKEVRQLLDEAESKVFSIAEDGARGTQGFLEIGPLLTEVVERIDTLYHTANPSDVTGTPTGFVDLDRMTSGMHGGELIIVAGRPSMGKTAFSMNIGEYVAVEYGLPVAVFSMEMPGSQLTMRMLGSVGRLDQHRMRTGRLTDEDWPKLTHAVQKMSEAQIFIDETGGLNPMELRSRARRLSRQCGKLGLIIIDYLQLMSGSSSGENRATEISEISRSLKSLAKELDVPVIALSQLNRGLEQRPNKRPIMSDLRESGAIEQDADVILFIYRDEVYNPDSPDKGTAEIIIGKQRNGPIGPVRLTFHGQFTKFDNFAGAQNFYSD; this is translated from the coding sequence ATGAACGCACCGTCCAAAGACCCCCAGCTCGAGTCGCTGAAAGTCCCGCCGCATTCGATCGAGGCCGAGCAATCGGTGCTGGGCGGCCTGCTGCTCGACAACGCGGCGTGGGACCGCATCGCCGACTTTCTCGCGCAAAGCGATTTTTATCGCTATGACCACCGCATCATCTTCGAACACATCGGCAAGCTGATCGCGGCCACGCGTCCGGCCGACGTGATCACGGTGTACGAAGCGCTCGGCACCTCGGGTAAGGCGGAGGAGGTGGGTGGTCTCGCTTATCTGAACGCGCTCGCGCAGAACACGCCGAGCGCGGCCAATATCCGCCGTTATGCGGAGATCGTGCGCGATCGCGCCGTGCTGCGCCGCCTCGTGTCCGTCGCCGACGAGATTTCCGCCGATGCCTTCAACCCGCAGGGCAAGGAAGTCCGGCAATTGCTGGACGAGGCGGAATCGAAGGTCTTCTCGATCGCGGAAGACGGTGCGCGCGGCACGCAAGGCTTTCTCGAAATCGGGCCGTTGCTGACTGAAGTGGTCGAGCGGATCGACACGCTGTATCACACCGCCAATCCGAGCGATGTGACCGGCACGCCGACCGGTTTCGTCGACCTGGATCGCATGACCTCGGGCATGCACGGCGGCGAGCTGATCATCGTCGCGGGCCGTCCGTCGATGGGTAAAACCGCGTTTTCGATGAACATCGGCGAATATGTCGCGGTCGAGTACGGCTTGCCGGTCGCGGTGTTCTCGATGGAAATGCCGGGTTCGCAACTCACCATGCGTATGCTCGGCTCGGTCGGGCGGCTCGACCAGCACCGTATGCGTACCGGCCGTCTGACCGACGAGGATTGGCCGAAGCTCACGCACGCGGTGCAGAAAATGAGCGAAGCGCAGATTTTCATCGACGAAACCGGCGGGTTGAATCCGATGGAATTGCGCTCGCGCGCGCGCCGGTTGTCGCGGCAGTGCGGCAAGCTCGGGCTGATCATCATCGACTATTTGCAGCTGATGAGCGGGTCGTCGTCGGGCGAAAACCGCGCGACCGAAATCTCGGAAATCTCGCGCTCGCTGAAGAGTCTGGCGAAAGAACTCGACGTGCCGGTGATCGCGTTGTCACAGTTGAACCGGGGGCTCGAACAGCGCCCGAACAAACGCCCGATCATGTCCGATCTGCGCGAATCCGGCGCTATCGAACAGGATGCGGACGTCATCCTGTTCATTTACCGCGACGAGGTCTACAACCCGGATAGTCCGGATAAAGGCACGGCGGAAATCATCATCGGCAAGCAGCGTAACGGTCCGATCGGACCGGTTCGGCTCACGTTCCATGGTCAATTCACGAAGTTCGATAATTTTGCCGGTGCGCAGAATTTCTACAGCGACTAA
- the rpsR gene encoding 30S ribosomal protein S18: protein MPRPTGKKFDKRRQQQNPLFKRKKFCRFTAAGVDYIDYKDLDTLKDFIGENGKITPARLTGTKSHYQRQLDTAIKRARFLALVPYTDQHKA from the coding sequence ATGCCCCGCCCGACTGGTAAGAAATTCGACAAGCGTCGTCAGCAACAAAATCCGCTCTTCAAGCGCAAGAAGTTCTGCCGTTTCACGGCCGCTGGCGTCGATTACATCGACTACAAGGACCTCGACACGCTGAAGGACTTCATCGGCGAAAACGGCAAGATCACGCCGGCGCGTCTCACGGGTACGAAGTCGCACTATCAACGCCAGCTGGACACGGCAATCAAGCGCGCACGTTTCCTCGCGCTGGTGCCGTACACCGACCAGCACAAGGCCTAA
- the rplI gene encoding 50S ribosomal protein L9, translating into MQIILLEKVVNLGNLGDIVKVKDGYARNFLIPNKQARRATKEALAEFEVRRAELEKIAAEKLAAAQAQGEKLGGSTVQIGQKAGVDGRLFGSVTNADIAEALGKQGFAVEKAQVRLPEGPLKTVGEHPVQVSLHTDVLVDVTVAVIGEHV; encoded by the coding sequence ATGCAAATCATTCTTCTGGAAAAAGTCGTCAATCTGGGTAACCTGGGCGATATCGTGAAGGTCAAGGACGGTTACGCACGTAACTTCCTGATCCCGAACAAGCAAGCTCGCCGTGCAACGAAGGAAGCGCTGGCTGAATTCGAAGTTCGCCGCGCTGAACTCGAAAAGATCGCCGCTGAAAAGCTGGCTGCTGCTCAAGCTCAAGGCGAAAAGCTGGGTGGCTCGACGGTTCAGATCGGTCAGAAGGCTGGCGTCGACGGCCGTCTGTTCGGCTCGGTGACGAATGCCGACATCGCCGAAGCACTGGGCAAGCAAGGCTTCGCCGTGGAAAAGGCGCAAGTGCGTCTGCCGGAAGGCCCGCTGAAGACGGTTGGCGAGCACCCGGTTCAAGTTTCGCTGCACACCGACGTTCTCGTCGATGTGACGGTGGCGGTGATCGGCGAGCACGTCTAA
- a CDS encoding LysR family transcriptional regulator, whose product MDRFKQIETFVRVADAGSLAAAALEEGVSPVILGRRIDALEKRLGVKLMYRSTRRLVVSEDGAAFLERCRGLLTEWDQAENELSAGRRAVNGHLIVSAPAAFGRKHVAPLAPAFLADKPELQVSFNLTDRVVDLVREGYDLSIRIGGAVDPNFVAVKLASNRRVVCGTPEYFRRHGKPKTLEDLPQHNCLAFNLQGGQNRGWYFRRNGKLATVRVGGTLDCNDGELLHRWVSEGLGLGWRSTWEIQQQLARGELETVLDEFALPDYDILAVYPQQRYVPAKVRYFIDYLKEVYASEDYWNRAAY is encoded by the coding sequence ATGGATCGCTTCAAACAGATCGAAACCTTCGTGCGCGTCGCGGATGCGGGCAGCCTCGCGGCCGCCGCGCTGGAGGAGGGCGTGTCGCCGGTGATCCTTGGGCGGCGCATCGATGCGCTGGAGAAGCGCCTCGGCGTCAAGCTGATGTACCGCTCCACGCGCCGGCTGGTGGTGAGCGAGGACGGCGCGGCGTTTCTCGAACGCTGCCGCGGCCTGCTGACGGAATGGGACCAGGCGGAAAACGAACTGAGCGCCGGACGGCGCGCGGTGAACGGCCACCTGATCGTATCGGCGCCCGCGGCATTCGGCCGCAAGCACGTCGCGCCGCTCGCGCCGGCGTTTCTCGCCGACAAACCGGAATTGCAGGTGTCGTTCAATCTGACCGATCGCGTGGTCGATCTGGTGCGCGAGGGTTACGACCTGTCGATCCGCATCGGCGGGGCGGTCGATCCGAACTTCGTCGCCGTGAAGCTGGCGTCGAACCGGCGCGTCGTGTGCGGCACGCCCGAGTACTTCCGCCGCCACGGCAAACCGAAGACGCTCGAGGATCTGCCGCAGCACAACTGTCTCGCGTTCAATCTGCAAGGCGGCCAGAACCGGGGCTGGTATTTCCGCCGCAACGGCAAGCTGGCGACGGTGCGGGTGGGCGGCACGCTCGACTGCAACGACGGCGAACTGCTGCATCGCTGGGTGTCCGAAGGGCTCGGGCTCGGCTGGCGGTCCACCTGGGAGATCCAGCAGCAACTCGCGCGCGGCGAGCTGGAAACCGTCCTCGACGAATTCGCGCTGCCGGATTACGACATCCTGGCGGTCTATCCGCAGCAGCGCTATGTGCCGGCCAAGGTGCGGTACTTCATCGATTATCTGAAAGAGGTGTACGCGAGCGAGGATTACTGGAATCGGGCGGCGTATTAG
- a CDS encoding zf-HC2 domain-containing protein — MDCKEARPLLDANADHELPAPDARRVQQHIESCEACRIESESLAVLRGALRAAPYHRAPQALRARILAGLPALEVADAPLMSRAAEGVASDVPRAVVDGGRIAAGVSGGVGGGLGASGEDAADRPSADAEPRRGTPEPDLAGAAGSEVTAQRPKRSPGWFGGWLNGWREGGGRAASGGSGGGGRGGLSGVGGLGGGRSSGRSSGRNGGRNGGFSGQRSPSGGFGGPTGMGAPARLIAPGWLATLVIALCAAAAVVTLNLHRTADVSPFTDELVESHVRAQVSGRDIDVISTDKHTVKPWFNGRLDYSPPVEDLAANGFPLEGGRLDYLAHQRVAVLVYHYRKHVIDVYVFPQAAAGTARDTTGGQSGEGGLPGALQGALSSTARTTFEREGYSIAQWNAAGMTWWAITDAAPDALTGLETALKARLAAGAERTEGS; from the coding sequence ATGGACTGTAAAGAAGCGCGGCCGCTCCTCGACGCGAACGCCGACCACGAATTGCCCGCGCCGGATGCCCGGCGCGTCCAGCAGCATATCGAGAGCTGCGAAGCCTGCCGGATCGAAAGCGAAAGTCTTGCTGTGCTGCGTGGCGCTTTGCGGGCGGCGCCGTATCATCGCGCGCCGCAAGCGCTGCGGGCGCGGATTCTGGCGGGATTGCCGGCGCTGGAGGTGGCTGACGCGCCGTTGATGTCGCGTGCGGCAGAAGGTGTCGCGAGCGATGTGCCGCGTGCCGTGGTGGATGGAGGGCGGATTGCCGCGGGTGTGTCCGGTGGCGTTGGTGGTGGCTTGGGAGCCTCGGGCGAGGACGCGGCCGATAGACCGTCGGCGGACGCCGAACCGCGACGTGGCACGCCCGAACCTGACCTGGCCGGTGCCGCAGGGTCGGAGGTTACGGCGCAGCGGCCGAAGCGGAGCCCCGGCTGGTTCGGCGGTTGGCTGAATGGCTGGCGGGAAGGCGGGGGGCGCGCCGCGTCGGGCGGCTCTGGTGGTGGCGGCCGGGGTGGTTTGAGTGGCGTGGGCGGTCTCGGCGGCGGACGAAGCAGCGGACGAAGCAGCGGACGAAACGGCGGACGAAACGGCGGTTTTAGCGGTCAACGTTCCCCATCCGGCGGCTTCGGCGGCCCCACCGGCATGGGCGCGCCGGCCCGGCTGATCGCACCGGGCTGGCTAGCGACGCTCGTCATCGCGCTCTGCGCGGCCGCGGCGGTGGTCACACTGAATCTGCACCGCACGGCCGATGTCTCGCCGTTCACCGACGAACTGGTGGAAAGCCACGTCCGCGCGCAGGTGTCGGGCCGCGACATCGACGTGATTTCCACCGACAAGCACACCGTCAAGCCCTGGTTCAACGGCCGGCTCGATTATTCGCCGCCGGTCGAGGATCTCGCGGCGAACGGTTTTCCGCTGGAAGGCGGCCGGCTCGACTATCTGGCGCATCAGCGGGTCGCCGTGCTGGTGTACCACTACCGCAAGCACGTGATCGACGTGTACGTGTTCCCGCAGGCCGCCGCCGGCACGGCCCGCGACACGACGGGCGGCCAGTCGGGCGAGGGCGGGTTGCCGGGCGCGCTCCAGGGTGCGCTATCGAGCACGGCGCGGACGACTTTCGAGCGCGAAGGCTATTCGATCGCGCAGTGGAACGCGGCGGGCATGACCTGGTGGGCGATCACGGACGCCGCGCCGGATGCGCTCACCGGCCTCGAAACGGCGCTCAAGGCGCGTCTCGCGGCGGGCGCCGAGCGCACGGAGGGGAGCTGA
- the rpsF gene encoding 30S ribosomal protein S6, whose amino-acid sequence MRHYEIVFIVHPDQSEQVPAMIERYKSTITSHGGQIHRIEDWGRRQLAYMIEKLAKAHYVCMNIECDQTTLDELEHAFKFNDAVLRHLIVKMKKAETGPSPMMKEVQREEAKKSAATQPSEAQA is encoded by the coding sequence ATGCGTCATTACGAAATCGTATTTATCGTGCACCCGGATCAAAGCGAGCAAGTGCCCGCAATGATCGAGCGTTACAAGTCCACGATCACCTCGCACGGTGGCCAGATCCACCGTATCGAAGACTGGGGCCGTCGCCAACTGGCCTACATGATCGAGAAACTCGCTAAGGCTCACTACGTCTGCATGAACATCGAATGCGACCAGACCACGCTCGACGAGCTGGAACACGCATTCAAGTTCAACGACGCCGTTCTGCGTCACCTGATCGTCAAGATGAAGAAGGCCGAAACCGGCCCGTCGCCGATGATGAAGGAAGTGCAGCGCGAAGAAGCCAAGAAGTCGGCTGCTACGCAACCGTCCGAAGCGCAGGCTTAA
- the hyi gene encoding hydroxypyruvate isomerase, with amino-acid sequence MPKFAANLTMLFNEVPFLDRFAAAADAGFHAVEFLFPYPFQIAELSERLQQNRLKLVLHNLPAGNWEAGERGIACLPDRVGEFQEGVGRAIEYASALKVPQLNCLVGIPTAGVDADKARTTIVENLRFAAGELKKAGIKLLVEPCNSYDIPGFALNRSKEGLDVIDAVGSDNLFLQYDIYHMQRMEGELAATIKKNLPRIAHIQLADNPGRNEPGTGEINYPFLFDLLDSLGYDGYVGCEYKPRTTTTAGLGWVQSVAGQTRGAAHAAA; translated from the coding sequence ATGCCGAAATTTGCAGCGAATCTCACGATGCTGTTCAACGAAGTCCCGTTCCTCGACCGCTTCGCGGCCGCGGCGGACGCGGGCTTTCATGCCGTCGAATTTCTGTTTCCGTATCCGTTCCAGATCGCCGAACTGAGCGAACGTCTGCAGCAGAACCGCCTGAAGCTGGTGCTGCATAACCTGCCCGCGGGCAACTGGGAAGCGGGCGAACGCGGTATCGCGTGCCTGCCGGATCGCGTCGGCGAATTCCAGGAAGGCGTGGGCCGCGCGATCGAATACGCGAGCGCATTGAAGGTGCCGCAACTGAACTGTCTCGTCGGTATTCCGACGGCAGGCGTCGATGCGGACAAGGCGCGCACGACCATCGTCGAAAACCTGCGCTTTGCGGCCGGCGAACTGAAGAAGGCCGGCATCAAGCTGCTGGTCGAGCCGTGCAACTCGTACGACATTCCGGGCTTCGCGCTGAACCGTTCGAAGGAAGGCCTCGACGTGATCGACGCGGTCGGCTCCGACAACCTGTTCCTGCAATACGACATCTATCACATGCAACGGATGGAAGGCGAACTCGCGGCGACCATCAAGAAGAACCTGCCGCGCATCGCGCACATCCAGCTGGCCGACAACCCGGGCCGTAACGAACCGGGCACCGGCGAGATCAACTACCCGTTCCTGTTCGACCTGCTCGATTCGCTCGGTTACGACGGTTACGTCGGTTGCGAATACAAGCCGCGCACCACCACCACGGCCGGTCTCGGCTGGGTGCAGAGCGTGGCCGGGCAAACCCGCGGCGCAGCCCACGCCGCAGCCTGA
- the gcl gene encoding glyoxylate carboligase, producing MAKMRAVDAAVLVLEKEGIDTAFGVPGAAINPFYSAMRKAGNISHVLARHVEGASHMAEGYTRAQPGNIGVCIGTSGPAGTDMITGLYSAQADSIPILAITGQAPRARLYKEDFQAVDIESIAKPVTKWAVTVREPALVPRVFQQAFHLMRSGRPGPVLVDLPIDVQLAEIEFDIDTYEPLPVYKPKATRKQIEAALTFLNDAEKPLIVSGGGVLNAAAEDLLVEFAETVGVPVIPTLMSWGAIPDDHPLMAGMVGLQTSHRYGNATMLASDFVLGIGNRWANRHTGSVEVYTKGRKFVHVDIEPTQIGRVFGPDLGIVSDAKAALELFVEVAREWKAAGKLKDRSAWVADCQERKRTLQRKTHFDNVPMKPQRVYEEMNQVFGRDTCYVSTIGLSQIAGAQFLHVYKARNWINCGQAGPLGWTIPAALGVRAADPQRPIVALSGDYDFQFMIEELAAGAQFKLPYVHVVVNNSYLGLIRQAQRAFDMDFCVQLGFENINSPETNGYGVDHVAVAEGLGCKAIRVFKPEELKPALEKAQAMLSEFSVPVIVEVILERVTNISMGTEIDAINEFEDLAANRQDAPTAISMLD from the coding sequence ATGGCCAAGATGAGAGCCGTCGACGCAGCCGTGCTGGTGCTCGAAAAAGAAGGTATCGACACCGCGTTCGGCGTTCCGGGCGCAGCGATCAACCCGTTCTACTCGGCCATGCGCAAGGCAGGCAACATCAGCCACGTGCTGGCGCGTCACGTCGAAGGCGCATCGCACATGGCCGAAGGCTATACGCGTGCGCAGCCGGGCAACATCGGCGTGTGTATCGGCACGTCGGGCCCCGCCGGCACCGACATGATCACCGGTTTGTACTCCGCTCAGGCCGACTCGATTCCTATTCTGGCTATCACGGGTCAGGCGCCGCGCGCCCGTCTCTACAAGGAAGACTTCCAGGCCGTCGATATCGAATCGATCGCCAAGCCGGTCACCAAGTGGGCCGTGACCGTGCGTGAGCCGGCTCTGGTGCCGCGCGTGTTCCAGCAGGCTTTCCACCTGATGCGCTCGGGCCGTCCGGGTCCGGTGCTGGTCGACCTGCCGATCGACGTGCAGCTCGCCGAAATCGAATTCGACATCGACACGTACGAACCGCTGCCGGTCTACAAGCCGAAAGCGACGCGCAAGCAGATCGAAGCAGCGCTGACGTTCCTGAACGACGCTGAAAAGCCGTTGATCGTCTCGGGTGGCGGCGTGCTGAACGCAGCCGCGGAAGACCTGCTGGTCGAGTTCGCCGAAACCGTCGGCGTGCCGGTGATCCCGACGCTGATGTCGTGGGGCGCGATTCCCGACGACCATCCGCTGATGGCCGGCATGGTCGGTCTGCAAACCTCGCACCGCTACGGCAACGCGACGATGCTCGCCTCGGACTTCGTGCTCGGCATCGGCAATCGCTGGGCGAACCGTCACACGGGTAGCGTCGAGGTGTACACGAAGGGCCGCAAGTTCGTGCACGTGGACATCGAGCCGACGCAGATCGGCCGCGTGTTCGGTCCGGATCTGGGCATCGTGTCGGACGCCAAGGCTGCACTCGAACTGTTCGTCGAAGTGGCGCGCGAATGGAAGGCCGCCGGCAAGCTGAAGGACCGCAGCGCATGGGTCGCCGACTGCCAGGAACGCAAGCGCACGCTGCAACGCAAGACGCACTTCGACAACGTGCCGATGAAGCCGCAGCGCGTGTACGAAGAAATGAACCAGGTGTTCGGCCGCGATACGTGCTACGTCAGCACGATCGGTCTGTCGCAGATCGCCGGCGCGCAATTCCTGCACGTCTACAAGGCGCGCAACTGGATCAACTGCGGCCAGGCAGGCCCGCTCGGCTGGACGATTCCGGCAGCGCTGGGCGTGCGTGCGGCTGACCCGCAACGTCCGATCGTGGCGCTCTCGGGCGACTACGACTTCCAGTTCATGATCGAGGAACTGGCCGCGGGCGCGCAATTCAAGCTGCCGTACGTGCACGTGGTGGTGAACAACTCGTACCTCGGTCTGATCCGTCAGGCACAGCGCGCGTTCGACATGGACTTCTGCGTGCAGCTCGGTTTCGAGAACATCAACTCGCCGGAAACGAACGGCTACGGCGTGGACCACGTCGCGGTCGCCGAAGGCCTGGGTTGCAAGGCGATCCGCGTGTTCAAGCCGGAAGAACTGAAGCCGGCGCTGGAAAAAGCGCAGGCGATGCTCTCCGAGTTCAGCGTGCCGGTGATCGTCGAAGTGATCCTCGAACGTGTGACCAACATTTCGATGGGCACCGAAATCGACGCGATCAACGAGTTCGAAGATCTGGCGGCCAATCGCCAGGACGCGCCGACCGCGATCAGCATGCTGGACTGA
- a CDS encoding DUF3597 domain-containing protein, whose protein sequence is MSIFGDIVNKLFGKAKPDQPAPAVEPTPDPAAAQAAAPADAAPAPAPLADVDVAAVMDQFVSESGQTLNWRTSIVDTLKALGVDSSLEHRKQLAQELKYSGDTNDSASMNIWLHKQVMQALAANGGKLPPDLAG, encoded by the coding sequence ATGAGCATCTTCGGTGACATCGTCAACAAGCTCTTCGGTAAAGCCAAGCCCGATCAGCCGGCCCCCGCGGTCGAGCCGACGCCGGACCCGGCCGCGGCGCAAGCCGCCGCGCCGGCCGATGCGGCGCCCGCACCCGCGCCGCTCGCGGACGTCGACGTCGCGGCGGTGATGGATCAGTTCGTCAGCGAAAGCGGTCAGACGCTCAACTGGCGCACGTCGATCGTCGATACGCTGAAGGCGCTCGGCGTCGACAGCAGTCTCGAGCATCGCAAGCAACTCGCGCAGGAATTGAAGTACAGCGGCGACACCAACGACTCGGCCAGCATGAACATCTGGCTGCACAAGCAGGTGATGCAGGCGCTCGCGGCGAACGGCGGGAAGCTGCCGCCGGATCTGGCGGGCTAA
- a CDS encoding DUF47 domain-containing protein, which yields MFGRFMPTEGKFFEIFNAHATCIISASRELELLIDNLQDAETHKQNVQKAEKAADKLTHETIDLLHKTFITPLDRDEIHKLITTMDDILDLMEDVATAISLYDVQAVTSEASQLAHICTAASERVQFAVSLLSDMKQASQILKACEDIDRLESEADRVLRSAMSKLFREEDNVKTLIKLKAIYELLETITDKCEDVANIIEGIVLENA from the coding sequence ATGTTCGGTCGATTCATGCCCACCGAGGGCAAGTTCTTTGAAATTTTCAATGCGCATGCAACATGCATCATCTCGGCCAGCCGAGAACTCGAGCTGCTGATCGACAATCTGCAGGACGCCGAGACCCACAAGCAAAACGTGCAGAAAGCCGAAAAGGCCGCCGACAAGCTCACGCACGAAACCATCGATCTGCTGCACAAGACCTTCATCACGCCGCTCGACCGCGATGAGATCCACAAGCTGATCACCACGATGGACGACATCCTCGACCTGATGGAGGACGTCGCCACCGCCATTTCCCTGTACGACGTGCAGGCCGTGACGTCCGAGGCCAGCCAGCTCGCGCACATCTGCACGGCGGCTTCCGAGCGCGTGCAATTCGCGGTCAGCCTGCTGTCGGACATGAAGCAGGCGAGCCAGATCCTGAAGGCCTGCGAGGACATCGACCGGCTGGAATCCGAGGCCGACCGCGTGCTGCGCTCGGCCATGTCGAAGCTTTTCCGCGAAGAAGACAACGTCAAGACGCTGATCAAGCTGAAGGCGATCTACGAATTGCTCGAAACGATCACCGACAAGTGTGAAGACGTGGCGAACATCATCGAAGGCATCGTGCTGGAAAACGCCTGA